Proteins encoded together in one Procambarus clarkii isolate CNS0578487 chromosome 11, FALCON_Pclarkii_2.0, whole genome shotgun sequence window:
- the LOC123758363 gene encoding alpha/beta hydrolase domain-containing protein 17B, whose amino-acid sequence MNGLSIRDICCLFCWPPCPSSIAAKMAFIPPEPTYSFTPDETGSRHSLHLTEKAEWQFTDKEKEAIEVFYTRTNRGNKIACMFVRCSPNARFCILFSHGNAADLGHMSSFYLSLGTRINCNIFSYDYSGYGVSAGKPSEKNLYSDIDAAWHALRTRYGISPENIILYGQSIGTAATIDLASRYEVGAVILHSPLMSGIRVLFNTKRTWFFDAFPSIEKVPKITSPVLVIHGTEDNVVDFSHGLAIHERCPRAVEPLWVEGAGHNDVELYSQYLERLKQFVSVELVN is encoded by the exons ATGAACGGCCTCAGTATTCGGGATATATGCTGTCTGTTCTGCTGGCCACCCTGCCCGTCCAGCATAGCCGCCAAGATGGCCTTCATTCCTCCAGAACCCACCTACAGTTTCACGCCCGACGAGACGGGTTCAAGACACAGCCTTCACCTTACTGAGAAGGCCGAGTGGCAGTTTACAGACAAGGAAAAGGAAGCAATTGAGGTTTTCTACACCCGTACCAATAGGGGCAACAAGATTGCTTGCATGTTTGTGAGGTGTTCACCCAATGCAAGGTTTTGCATTTTATTTTCACACGGCAATGCTGCTGACCTTGGACACATGAGCAGTTTCTATTTAAGTCTAGGAACAAGAATAAACTGTAATATCTTTAGCTATGACTATTCCGGCTATGGTGTGAGTGCCGGAAAGCCTTCCGAGAAGAACCTGTATTCCGATATTGATGCCGCTTGGCACGCACTCAGAACGCGTTATGGCATCTCCCCCGAAAATATTATCCTATATGGGCAGAGTATTGGCACCGCAGCGACGATAGACTTAGCATCAAGATACGAGGTTGGCGCCGTGATTCTCCATTCACCTCTCATGTCTGGAATTAGAGTCTTGTTTAACACCAAAAGAACGTGGTTCTTTGATGCCTTCCCAAG CATTGAAAAGGTGCCTAAAATAACATCACCGGTACTTGTTATCCATGGAACGGAAGACAACGTAGTAGATTTTTCACACGGCCTGGCCATCCATGAACGTTGTCCCCGAGCTGTGGAGCCACTATGGGTAGAG GGTGCTGGACACAATGATGTAGAGTTGTACAGCCAATACCTTGAGCGACTGAAGCAGTTTGTGTCGGTGGAGCTGGTTAATTGA